Genomic DNA from Candidatus Ancaeobacter aquaticus:
CAAGTGAAAAAAGATACGGATAATCACTCTTTAAATGTTGCATATATACCAGCCATTCAATAATGAGCAGCTGATACGCTCGCTTAATATCTCCGGACAAATGTTCGCAATCACTTTCAGGCTTATCATTTAAAGCTGTCCTGTGCACAAGCTCTTCGGTAATATGGAACACTGCCCACAACAAATTTGAGAATGTTTCATGTTCAAGCAGATTAGGGTTTTCCAAAAGAGTAAGAAGAAAATCACGTTTTTCTTTAAGAAAACCTTTTAATGCGTCGAGATCACCTTTTGTACTGTCGATTGAACAGTTATAATTCAGCAGGTCATCAGACATGCTGATGAATTTTTTCTCAGACCACTGATTAGACACAATGAGGCTCTTTGCCACATCTTTAAACCCAAGATCAAATGTTGCAAAGATCTTTATAAGGTCGTAACCTACTTCGCTAAAAAACACACCTATTACCATGTTCAGTTTTTTCAGCATGGTTTTCTTTTCTCTGTAGGTAAGCAATTGATGAATAATGAGAGTTACCAGGAGAACCTCAAGAAAAGCGAAGGCAACATCACCTATAAGATAGATAAATATATGATGCGCATCACGAAATATTGCATAATGCACCAAATAAAAAATAGTTGATAACAGAATTAATATTACTCCCAGCATTACTTGCCATGAAAAAAAACGTTTCATCTACACTCCTTTATAACCCTATTGCCCCAAGGGGTTAAGAAACTATAATATGACCAATTTGGAGACTCATCTTTGGCCGTCTGCTTCGTTGCTCCTCCTTAACGTACCACAGTGGATACGCGGCACTCTTCGTTCCTTGTTTCGCTCCAAAATCGTCTCAGCCAAATTAGTCTGATTATAGTTCCTTGACCCCTAAATGCCCGAGATGTTTTCTGCTTCTCAGATGTTCTTCAATTTCTTCCAGTGTATGCCCCTTTGTTTCAGGCACATAGAAATAACAGAAAATAATTCCTAATCCCGCAACAATTGCATACAGCCAAAACGTACCAGATTTTCCTAGTTTATCAATGAGTGTTAAAAATGTTGATGAAACCATCATATTAAACAGCCAGCATGAAAGAGTCGCAAGACTCATAGCGCGACCACGAATATGTAACGGATAAATTTCAGCTATCATAAGCCAGAAAATCGGACCGAGACTAATAGCAAACGACGCGACATATACAACAAGGCTACCAACAGCAATCCACTTTAGTGCACCTGAAAGCGCGGTAAATTTAAATGCAAGACCTAACACACCTAAGCTCAGCGTCATCCCAGCCATACCAACATATAGAAGCGGTTTTCGACCAACTTTATCGAGTAACCATATTGCAACAACGGTCATACCCATATTTACGAGACCAACACCGGCAGTAGCAAGTATAGCTACTTGAGCTGTTTCAAAACCAGCAAATTGAAATATTGTTGGCGCATAATATATAACGGTATTGATACCGGTAAACTGCTGAAGAAACGCGAGCATAAAACCAACGATCAGAGCTGGCCGCATCCATGGAGCAAACAAATCTTTCCATGAACCTTCTTTTTTGGCAAAACTCGCCGTAATTTCCTCTACTTCAGGTTCAACATTATCTTTATTAAGTATTTTCTTTAAAATAGAACTCGCCTTATCATTCTTTTTCCGGCTGAGCAACCATCGTGGTGTTTCAGGCAAAAAGAGCATTCCAATAAAAAGTATACACGCAGGAACAACACCGATAACTAGCATCCATCGCCATCCTTCAGTATTAGAAAACGAATAGTCTATTATATAA
This window encodes:
- a CDS encoding sugar porter family MFS transporter; amino-acid sequence: MEKVKNKLTPFMFLIAAIAATAGLLFGYDTGVISGAILFITKAFHLTHTVEEFVVSVVLLGAVFGAATSGSVADSLGRRLTILITSILFAIGSIGCASAHNVHLLIAYRFVIGYAIGVASYTAPLYISEISPPHIRGGLVSMNQLMITVGIFLSYIIDYSFSNTEGWRWMLVIGVVPACILFIGMLFLPETPRWLLSRKKNDKASSILKKILNKDNVEPEVEEITASFAKKEGSWKDLFAPWMRPALIVGFMLAFLQQFTGINTVIYYAPTIFQFAGFETAQVAILATAGVGLVNMGMTVVAIWLLDKVGRKPLLYVGMAGMTLSLGVLGLAFKFTALSGALKWIAVGSLVVYVASFAISLGPIFWLMIAEIYPLHIRGRAMSLATLSCWLFNMMVSSTFLTLIDKLGKSGTFWLYAIVAGLGIIFCYFYVPETKGHTLEEIEEHLRSRKHLGHLGVKEL